In Silene latifolia isolate original U9 population chromosome 3, ASM4854445v1, whole genome shotgun sequence, a single window of DNA contains:
- the LOC141646770 gene encoding uncharacterized protein LOC141646770, giving the protein MNASRFMDKQIMDLSRSSLADNNNNNPDLLDLMNPQVDQHNHNQGGINDGLLSMNKKKSEILPNYDFHPVNSIASSTVTRDWASLDDSNLPNLSSNRSYGSPNHVQLDKTEKAQAKAQKVDDSAILSEIDRTMKKHTETLMHAIDSLSARLSQMESRTRQIEHSVDELKVSVGNAHGSADGKLRQLENIIMEVQSGVQNVKDKQDVIEGHMLLAKLQISKAEQSSKPPNSVHQDPAQQAAAAAAAAAASAPPQQSGFQQLATAVPQSYASMGPPNAPPPSQQHNHPPGPHRDAYFPTPDSSSQQYQIPPPVQNQQPGPAAPQPQPQLQPHQYQPSPAPPYPQPPHSPQHPSIVGNSAPQYQPSSSPMGHRSDESPYVPPQTYPSNLYQPAAQPSGGPPPTQSYYGNTSPMYEPPPPARSSSSFPSSYAPPSGPSEQYPYGGPPSHYGGGPPVKPQPHSPRGGTGGYPQLPTARVLPSAIPTASGVSGGSSSGGGGNKVPIDDVVDRVTNMGFSRDQVRATVRRLTDNGQSVDLNVVLDKLMNDADVQPPKGWFGR; this is encoded by the exons ATGAACGCATCTAGGTTTATGGACAAACAAATTATGGATTTATCTCGATCATCACTggccgacaacaacaacaataatccaGATTTATTAGATCTGATGAACCCTCAAGTAGATCAACATAATCATAATCAAGGTGGAATTAATGATGGGTTGTTGTCGATGAACAAGAAGAAATCGGAGATTTTACCTAATTATGACTTTCATCCTGTTAATTCGATTGCGTCATCTACTGTTACTAGAGATTGGGCTTCTCTTGATGATTCCAATCTGCCCAATTTGTCATCTAATAGG AGCTATGGTTCTCCAAACCATGTTCAGCTTGACAAGACGGAGAAAGCTCAGGCGAAAGCTCAGAAAGTTGACGATTCAGCAATACTGTCTGAAATTGATCGTACAATGAAAAAACATACCGAGACTTTGATGCATGCCATTGATTCTTTGAGTGCTAGACTATCCCAGATGGAAAGTAGAACACGCCAGATTGAGCACTCGGTCGATGAATTGAAGGTATCTGTTGGCAATGCTCATGGAAGTGCTGATGGGAAATTGAGACAGCTAGAGAATATTATTATGGAG GTACAAAGTGGTGTGCAAAACGTGAAGGACAAGCAAGATGTTATTGAGGGTCATATGCTGCTAGCAAAACTGCAAATTTCCAAGGCTGAGCAATCATCCAAGCCTCCAAATTCCGTTCATCAAGATCCTGCACAGCAAGCTGCTGCAGCGGCAGCGGCAGCAGCAGCTTCCGCTCCACCTCAGCAATCAGGATTCCAACAGTTGGCAACCGCTGTTCCCCAATCATATGCTTCCATGGGCCCACCAAATGCCCCTCCGCCTTCTCAACAGCACAATCATCCTCCTGGCCCTCACCGAGACGCTTATTTTCCGACTCCTGATTCCTCAAGCCAGCAGTACCAAATACCACCTCCTGTTCAGAACCAGCAACCAGGACCCGCTGCTCCACAACCACAACCTCAACTGCAACCACATCAATATCAACCATCTCCAGCACCGCCCTATCCTCAACCTCCCCACTCTCCACAACATCCATCTATTGTGGGCAATAGTGCTCCTCAATATCAGCCATCATCTTCCCCAATGGGCCATCGCTCGGATGAAAGCCCATATGTAccaccccaaacctacccatCAAATCTTTATCAGCCAGCAGCTCAGCCCAGCGGTGGGCCACCTCCCACACAATCGTACTATGGTAACACATCACCTATGTATGAACCACCACCACCTGCCAGATCTAGTTCCAGTTTCCCATCTTCATATGCCCCACCATCTGGGCCCAGTGAGCAATACCCTTATGGTGGCCCCCCTTCACACTATGGCGGCGGTCCACCCGTTAAACCACAGCCGCATTCGCCACGAGGTGGTACTGGCGGTTATCCTCAGCTGCCTACTGCTAGAGTTTTACCCTCGGCTATACCAACTGCGTCTGGGGTCAGTGGTGGCTCAAGTTCCGGAGGAGGTGGGAACAAGGTACCCATTGATGATGTGGTCGATAGAGTGACAAACATGGGGTTTTCCAGGGATCAAGTTAGGGCAACGGTACGTAGGCTGACCGATAATGGCCAGTCTGTTGACCTAAACGTCGTGCTTGACAAACTGATGAATGATGCTGATGTACAGCCTCCGAAAGGCTGGTTTGGTCGATAA